One Hordeum vulgare subsp. vulgare chromosome 4H, MorexV3_pseudomolecules_assembly, whole genome shotgun sequence DNA window includes the following coding sequences:
- the LOC123449756 gene encoding boron transporter 4-like, which produces MDLLRNPFKGVVADVKGRAPWYKDDWLAGLRAGFGILAPTMYIFFASALPVIAFGEQLSNETNGILSTVETLASTAICGIIHAILGGQPMMIVGVAEPTIIMYTYLYSFAKKQPGLGERLYLAWAGWVCIWTAIMLFLLAMFNASNVISRFTRVAGELFGMLITVLFLQEAIKGIVGEFSMPKDAEIFDRSSPIYQFQWIYVNGLLGVIFSIGLLYSALKTRRARSWLYGIGWLRSFIADYGVPLMVIVWTAFSYALPSGVPSGVPRRLFSPLPWESSSLGHWTVAKDLFSVPPAYIFAAIVPALMVAGLYFFDHSVASQLAQQQEFNLKKPSAYHYDILVLGFMVLLCGLIGIPPANGVLPQSPMHTRSLAVLKGQLMRKRMLRTAKEGMSNRASSLEIYGKMHEVFIEMDNKQDADSVDKDLKSLKDAVLREGDEDGKLAGEFDPRKHIEAHLPVRVNEQRLSNLLQSLLVGGCVGAMPVIKMIPTSVLWGYFAYMAIDSLPGNQFWERIQLLFVGASRRYKVLEGPHASFVESVSSRTIYVFTIFQIVYFLICFGTTWIPIAGILFPLPFFLMILIRQYLLPKFFEPNDLRELDAAEYDELEGVQHEHTLEEDGSISGSCDGRIDAEILDELTTHRGELKHRVVSHREERHLQVHSNAVQPSV; this is translated from the exons ATGGATCTACTGAGGAACCCCTTCAAGGGAGTGGTCGCAGATGTCAAAGGGAGAGCGCCTTGGTACAAGGACGACTGGCTTGCAGGGCTCCGAGCTGGCTTCGG gatattGGCACCTACCATGTACATATTCTTTGCCTCCGCGCTCCCTGTCATCGCCTTCGGAGAGCAGCTCAGCAACGAAACAA ATGGTATTCTCAGCACAGTTGAAACTTTGGCATCTACTGCAATATGCGGGATAATACATGCGATTcttggagggcagccgatgatgaTCGTTGGAGTCGCGGAACCTACTATTATAATGTATACGTATCTCTACAGCTTCGCCAAGAAGCAGCCAGGTCTGGGAGAACGGCTATACTTGGCTTGGGCTGGATG GGTCTGCATTTGGACTGCTATCATGTTGTTTCTCTTGGCAATGTTCAATGCTTCCAATGTTATAAGCAGATTCACGAGGGTTGCAGGAGAACTTTTTGGGATGTTGATCACCGTTCTCTTCCTGCAAGAAGCTATCAAG GGAATCGTGGGCGAGTTCAGTATGCCGAAAGATGCTGAGATATTTGACCGCAGTTCGCCGATATACCAGTTCCAATGGATATATGTCAATGGCCTACTTGGGGTTATCTTCTCAATTGGCCTGCTATACAGTGCACTCAAGACTAGGCGGGCAAGGTCATGGCTGTATGGTATAG GATGGCTTAGGAGCTTCATTGCCGATTATGGTGTCCCGCTTATGGTGATCGtgtggacggcattttcgtacgCGCTACCGAGCGGGGTCCCTTCAGGAGTGCCTAGGAGACTCTTCAGTCCACTTCCTTGGGAGTCAAGTTCATTGGGTCATTGGACCGTAGCAAAG GATTTGTTTTCTGTCCCTCCGGCATATATATTTGCAGCCATCGTGCCTGCTTTGATGGTTGCGGGACTGTACTTCTTTGATCATAGTGTAGCTTCACAGTTGGCTCAGCAACAGGAGTTCAATCTGAAGAAACCTTCCGCCTACCATTACGACATTTTGGTACTTGGATTCATG GTCCTACTGTGTGGTTTAATTGGCATTCCTCCAGCAAATGGAGTACTTCCTCAGTCCCCCATGCATACAAGAAGCCTTGCTGTCCTCAAGGGGCAG CTAATGCGCAAAAGGATGCTTCGAACTGCCAAAGAAGGCATGTCGAACCGTGCAAGCAGTTTGGAAATCTATGGAAAGATGCATGAAGTGTTCATCGAAATGGATAATAAACAGGAT GCTGATTCTGTTGACAAGGACTTGAAGAGCTTGAAGGATGCTGTGCTGCGTGAAGGCGACGAGGATGGAAAATTGGCTGGAGAATTTGATCCAAGAAAACATATTGAAGCACATTTGCCTGTTCGTGTCAACGAACAGAGACTAAGCAACCTGCTACAATCCTTGCTGGTTGGTGGCTGTGTTGGAGCTATGCCGGTTATCAAGATGATACCGACTTCGGTCCTCTGGGGTTACTTTGCCTACATGGCCATTGATAGCCTACCCGGGAACCAGTTTTGGGAAAGGATACAACTTTTATTCGTTGGAGCAAGCCGACGCTACAA GGTTTTGGAAGGTCCCCATGCATCTTTCGTGGAGTCGGTGTCTTCGAGAACGATATATGTTTTTACAATCTTTCAGATTGTGTACTTCTTGATATGCTTCGGCACAACATGGATACCGATTGCCGGGATCCTTTTCCCGCTGCCTTTCttcctcatgattctcatcaGGCAGTACCTGCTCCCCAAGTTTTTTGAGCCCAATGACTTGCGGGAACTGGACGCGGCTGAGTACGATGAACTTGAAGGGGTCCAACATGAACACACATTG GAGGAAGATGGCTCCATTTCAGGAAGTTGCGACGGCAGGATTGACGCTGAGATATTGGATGAACTCACAACACACCGTGGGGAGCTGAAGCACAGGGTTGTGAGCCATCGTGAAGAAAGACACCTTCAGGTCCATTCAAATGCCGTTCAGCCAAGCGTGTGA